ATGCGGTCGTACGTCAGCCGCTCGTCCTGGGTCGTCTGCTGCAGCAGTTGCTGCGAATAGCGGCACAGGCGCACCTTGCGCGACGTGTTCAGACGCGAACGTTCCACCGTGCAGTTGCGCAGGAACAGCCAGCACCAGGCCCACATCCGCCAGTCCGCATTCAACTTGAGCCGCAACGCCTGCCCCTCCGCGAAGAGCGACTTCAACAGGATCTTCGGCGCACGCGGCGAAGCCCACGTATACGAGTGGCCCGGCGCGATCAAGCCCGCGTTGGCAAAACTGGTTTCGAGCGCGACGCCTTCACACCGATCGACCACGACGACTTCGTCGCCCGCTTTCGCGAGGAAATAAGCTGTGGTCACACCAACGATGCCGCCGCCCAGAACGACCGTTTTCATCCGCCTCGCTCCTATAGCGCAGCAATCGCCGCGATTTCCACCGTGTACTCGGGAAACGCGAGCTTCGATTCCACGCAGGCGCGCGCCGGCGCATCGCCTTTGGGAACCCACGCGTCCCAGATCCGGTTCATGTCCGCGAAGCTGCGGTAGTCGGCCAGCCAGATGCTGGCCGACACGATCCGGCGTTTGTCCGCGCCTACGCTGTCGAGCAGGCTGTCGATCTTGTCGAGGATCTGACGCGTCTGACCGGCGACATCGAGACTGCTGTCGCCGGCAACCTGGCCGGCGATGAATACCAGCCCGCCGGCCACGACCATCTGACTCATCCTGTCTCCCGCCCCATAGCGCTTGATGTCCATCTTCCGAGCCTCCGTCAATCGATTCAGGTTGAACGCATTCTAGCCATCAAAATTCAGCACTGTATACACTTTTTTAATCAAATTATATCGATTCCCCATTTCGATTCGCGATCCTGATCGTGGTGCAACGGATTTCTCAGTCTCTGTGCAAAAATGCTTTAAAACAGTGAATTATGCGAAAAAACCGCATGCCTGAAAATTCCTGCCGCAGCCGTTTAAAAAAATTCCCAAACGTTTTTTGTTCTGTGATTCTGTCGACACTTCTGTATATCAACCACCACTTATTGATGCTTTTGGAGAACGACAATGAAGCTGCGTCGCTGGGGAATCGAAGCATTCGTGACACTGTGTTTCGGCCTGTCTCACCTGCCTGATGCGCACGCCGACGCAAGCGTTGGCGCCGTGTTGCCGCTCACGGGATCGAGCGCGTCGATCGGCGAGGATCAGCGCCGCGGCATCGAACTCGCCGTCGCAAAGATCAACGCTCAGGGCGGCGTGCTCGGCCAGAAACTGCAGGTCAGGATCGAGGATTCAGGGGGCGGTGCGAACACTGCGCTGGACGCTGCCCGCAAGCTCGCCACGGTCGACCACGTACCGGTCGTGCTCGGTGAATTCTCGTCGTCGATCACGATTCCGGTTGGTCAGTTCCTGGTGCGTCAGGGCGACGTGCACGTGAATATCGGTTCGTCGAGCCAGCAGATTCGCAAGATCGGTCCTGGCTCGTTCAGCGTGATCGGCCTCGACAACCTGTCCGCGCGCTTCGCCGCGCAGGACGTGTTCGACCGGAAGCTGCGCCGCGTCGCGTTCATCGCGCCCAACAACGGCTACGGCCAGGGCATCGCCGACGAATTCAAGAAGCGCTTCGAGGCGCTGGGCGGTACGGTCGCGGCCCTCGTGCTCTATACCGAAGGACAATCGACCTATCGCCGCGAACTGGAGCAGATGGCGCGCGCCAACCCCGACGCCTACGTCTATAGCGCGTATGGCCAGGAAGCGGCCACCATCAATCGCCAGGCGTATGACATGCAGCTGAACAGGAGCCCGTGGTACGGCATCTACCTGACGATGTGCACGAGCGATACGCCGCCGCAGATCGCGCGCGGGCAGATCGGTCTCGAAGTGGCCTCGGGTGGCGCGGGCGCAAAGGCGTACGAAGAAGCGTACGAGGCCGCCTACAAGGAAGCGCCGCGTTCCGCCTTCGGCAGCTACGCCTATGACGCGACGATGCTGTCGGCCGCGGCGATCAACTATGCGCACTCAACCGATCCGGCCAAAATCCGCTTGGCGTTCGACGCCCTCGGCGAGAAGTATGCGGGTGTAACAGGCACGATTTCATTCGATAGCGACGGCCAGCGCATTGCCCAGCCCTACGAGAAGGTGTCGTTCAAGCAAACCGTCGCCGCGCAGTAAAGGCAGCGGCGCTACCGGAGCCCATCATGCTGCAGTTTCTTCTCGACGTCCTGATCCGCACGTCCGATCTGCTGCTCGTCTCGGTCGGCCTGTCGACGCTCTATTCGCTGATCCGTTTCCCGAATGTCGCACACGTGCAGTACGCCATGCTGGGCGCGTTCCTGTCGCTCGCCGGACAACGCGCGGGTCTGCCCCTCGGGCTCGCGGCCGCGCTGTCGTGCGTGCTCGTCGGTTGCCTCGCGGTGCTGCTGAACATCTTCGTCTTCATGCGACTGTTGCGCTCCGGCAGCGCGGTCGCGATGATCGGCTCGCTCGCGGTCTCGCTGATTGCGGTCGCGCTCGTACTCAGCACGGCGGGTTCCCGACCGCTGCAATACACGCAGGACATCAGCGCGCCCCTGACGCTCGACGGGGTAGCGGTGTCGTCCGCGCAGGCGGGCTCGATCGCCTGCGGTGCGCTCACGCTGCTGATCTTTTCCGTGCTGCTGTACCGAACCAACCTCGGCCGTTCGATGCGCGCGCTGGCATCGAACCGGGCGCTCGCGCTCGCCTCCGGCATCGACGCGAACCGGGTAACGAACCTGATCACATTCGCGAGCGGCGTGCTGGCGGCACTGGGCGGCACGATGCTCGGCCTCACCGAAAGCGTGCACGTCAATCTCGGCAACAACCTGTTGATTCCGGTGTTCTCGGCCGCCATCCTCGGCGGCCTCGGCAACCCGCTCGGCGCTGCCGCCGGGGCGCTCCTGATTGCGCTTGCCGAGACGCTCGTCATCAACGTCGATTTCGGTTCGCTGGTGGGCCGCTCGATGCAGTTCTTCCCGGTTGCCTACGTGAGCGCGGTCTCGTTCCTGATCCTGCTCGTCACGCTGATGGTCCGTCCGTACGGCATCTTCGACCGGGAGGTGCGGCGTGTCTAGCTTCCTGATCCATCTGCTGACCCTGGTCTGCCTGTACGCGATGATGGCGCTGGGCCTGAATCTGCAAGCCGGCTACGCCGGAATGGTCAACTTCGGCTTCATCGCGTTCGCGGGCCTCGGCGCCTATGCCGCCGGCATTGCGTCGCAGCTGGGCTGGCCGCTGCCCGCCGCACTGCTGCTGGCTCTCGCCGCAGCCGCCGTGCTCGCCGTCGCGACCGCCCGGCTCGGCCGTCAGCTCTCGTCCGACTACTGGGGCATCGCGACGCTCGCGATCGCGGAGATTCTGCGCACGGTCGCTCTCAACGAGTCGTGGTTGACGGGTGGCGCGCAAGGCATCGGCGGCATCCGCCCGCTGTTCGCGGATCTTCCCTCACCGTGGCGCGACCTTGCGTTTCTTGCGCTCGCCGCGCTGTGCCTCGCGCTCGTCTACGGCGGCTACGCACGCATCATCCACAGCCGCTTCGGACGCGCGCTGAAGGTGATGCGGGAAGAGACGTCGCTTGCGGTGTGCTTCGGCTACGACCCCGTGTCGCTGAAGATGCGCGCGTCGGTCGCCGCCGCGCTTCCCGCCGCGCTCGCCGGCGGGCTGCTCACCTACTACATCAGTTACGTCGGCCCTGACGTGATGGTGCCCTCCGAAACCTTCGCGCTCTGGACCATCGTGATGGTGGGCGGCCTCGGCAGCAACCTCGGCGTGCTGCTCGGCGGGCTGCTGGTGCAGTCCGTGTATTCGTTCGCGCCGTTCCTGAAAGACTGGCTCGGCGTCAGCAGCGATCTGGCCGGCGCGGTGCGCCTCGGGCTGGTCGGTCTGATGTTGCTTGCCTGCCTGTTGTGGCGGCCGCGCGGCTTGCTGCCGGAACGCCTGGAGGCGCTCTCATGACGTCCCTACTCGAACTGGACGGCATCGCCATTCGCTACGGCGGCAACACCGTGCTGTCGGGTCTCACCCTGTCGATCGACAGCGGCGAGATCGTCGGCCTGCTCGGGCCGAACGGCTCCGGCAAGAGCACGGTGCTGAACGCGGTCACCGGCTTCACGCCGCTCGCGAGCGGATCGATCCGCTTCGACGGGCGGCGCATCGATCCGCTCGCGCCGCACCGCATCGCGCAACGCGGGATTCGCCGCACTTTTCAATTGCCGTCGATGCCCACCCGGATGTCGGTACTCGAACTGACGATGACCGCGTCGTCCGAGCATCATCAACTGTGCGCAGCGCTGCTGCGCGGCCGCGCGACGCGCCGCATCGAACACGCCACCCATGCGCGTGCCAGCGCCCTTCTCGAGCAGTTGAAGCTTACCGCGGTCGCCCACCTGCCCGCCGCGTCGATTTCGGGTGGGCAGAAAAAACTCCTCAGCATCGCCTGCGCGATGATGACCGAGCCCAAGCTACTGCTGCTCGACGAACCGACCGCGGGGGTTCACCCCAACCTGCGCGGCGAACTGATTGACGAGCTGCGGCGCATTCACGGCCTGGGCGTGACGCTTGTCGTGATCGAGCACGACATGCACTTCATCCGCGAGCTATGCGAGCGCTGCGTGGTGCTCGACCGGGGTGCCGCGATCGCGAACTGCAAACCCGCCGAGCTCGACAAGAACCGCCGCGTACTCGATGCGTACCTGGGCCGCGCGCATCGCACCGCCCGACCGCTGGAGGCGCCATGATCGAGGTCCGGGATCTGTTTGCAGGCTACACGCCGGAAGTTGACATCCTGCACGGTGTATCGCTGCGCACCGGACCGATCGACATCGTGACGATCCTCGGTCCGAACGGCTGCGGGAAATCGACGCTGCTCAAGGCGATCGCGGGCTTCCTGCTGCCGCGCTCGGGAAGCGTCACGATGCAGGGCAGGGATCTCGCGTGCGTCCCCGTCAATCGCAAGGTCCGCGAGCATGGCATCGGCTTCGTGCCGCAGACCGACAACGTATTCGGCGCGCTCACTGTGCGCGAGAACCTGATGCTGGGCGGCCACGCGATGTCGTCGTTCCCGCGCGAGGCACGCATCGAGGAGCTGTGCGAGCAGTATCCCGTGTTGCGCCGGCGCTATCGCTCCCCCGCTTCGGCATTGTCGGGCGGCGAGCGCCAGATCGTGTCGCTCGCGCGCGCGCTGATGCCGAGGCCCGTGATGCTATTGCTCGACGAACCGTCGGCGGGCTTGTCGCCAAAAATGGTCGACGAAGTGTTCGACGCCATCGTTCAGATGCGCGACGCGGAACACATCGGCGTCCTGATGGTCGAGCAGAACGCGATCGAGGCACTGCGTATCGCCGACCGCGGCGTCGTGCTGACGATGGGACGCGTGGCGCTCGCCGGGCCCGCCGCAGAGCTGCTGGAGAGCGACGAGATGCGCCGGCTGTATCTGGGCGGGAGAGCCGCATGAACCCTCCAGCCGTGGATGCCGCCCCCGCTGGAACCGGCGCCGCCCGCGCCCGGCCGGCTACGATCATGATCGCGGTCGCGTCGGGCTTCGTGATGGCGATGCTCGACGTCACCATCGTCAACGTCGCGCTGAAGGCGATGCAGGACAGCCTGTCCCTGTCGCTGACCGCGCTGGTCTGGGTCGTCGACGCCTACACGCTGAGCTTCGCTGCGCTGCTGCTGTGGGGCGGCGCGCTCGCCAACCGCTTCGGTTCCAGAACGATCTATCAGACCGGTCTCGTCATCTTCGTGACGGCGTCGCTGCTGTGCGCGGCGGCATCGACTCCGACCATCCTGATCGCGGCCCGGTTGCTGCAAGGCGTCGGCGCGGCGCTCTTCATGCCGAGCTCGTTGAGCCTGCTGACGCTCGCGTTTCCGCCCGGGCCGCTGCGCGTGCGGATGATCGGTATCTGGGGCGCGCTGGTGTCCGCAGCGATGGCGTTCGGCCCGTTCGTGGGCGGCGTGCTCGTGAACGCCATCGGCTGGCGCGGCATCTTCTGGGTCAATCTGCCGGTGGGTCTGATCGGCCTGTGGCTGACGCACCGTCATGTCGCGCGCTCGCCACGCCATGCCGGTCCGCTGAACGGCGGCGGCCATCTGTTCGGCGCGGCCGCGCTGGCCGCGCTCAGCTTCACGCTGATCCAGGGGCCGAGCACCGGCTGGACGTCGCCGGCGATCGTCGGCTGCGCGCTCGCGACGCTCTGTGCCGTCGCCGCGTTCGTCGTGCGCGAACGGCGCACGCGCCACCGGATCCTGTCGCAAGCCCTGCTCGGAAATCCGCAATTCGTGACGGGCAGCCTGCTCGGGCTCGCGATCAATTTCGCGATCCTCGCCGAGATTTTCCTGATCAGTCTCTACCTGCAACAGCAACGCGGCGAGAACCCGCTGCAGACAGGTTTTCACCTGTTTCCGCTGATGGCGATGTTCGGCGCCGGCAATCTCGCGTCGGCACGCGTCAGCGCCCGTCTGGGCGCGCGCGGCACGCTGCTCTCGGGGCTCGGGCTCGCGACGCTCGGCGCGGTGGCGCTGATCGACGTCGCGCAGATGCCGTACTGGATACTCGCGCTCGCGATCGGCATCTCCAATTTCGGCGCCGGACAGGCGATTCCCGCGATGAACCTCACGGTGATGCAGTCGGCAGGGCCGGCGGACGCCAATCTTGCCGCTGCATCGCTCAACGCCAGCCGGCAAATCGGCTCGTTGCTGGGCGTCGCGATCGCCTCGGTGATCCTGCATTCGATCGTCGACCAGCAACTCGCGACGGCCATGGGTTTCGCCGTGATCGCGGCCGCTTACGCGGGCGGCTTCGGACTCGTGTTCAAGGCATTGCGGCCGGATTGAGGCGGATCGCGCGCTGTCTGTGCGTGAAGCGCCCCGCGACGGACGTTTCCATTTTCGAAAGTTTCGATCACATCGAGGATTTCATGAACACAGCAACTGCCCGGAAAGGACTCATCCTCGCGGGCGGGTCCGGTACCCGCCTCCACCCGCTCACGCATTCGGTATCCAAGCAGTTGATGCCCGTGTACGACAAGCCGATGATCTACTATCCGCTCAGCACGATCATGCTGGCCGGCATCCGCGACGTGCTGATCATCTCGACGCCGCGCGATCTCGACGCGTTCCAGCAACTGCTAGGCGACGGCGGCCAATGGGGCATGAACTTCTCCTATGCGGTTCAACCGCACCCGGACGGCCTCGCGCAGGCATTCGTGATCGGCGCGCCATTCATTGGACACGACGCCGCCACGCTGGTGCTGGGCGATAACATCTATCACGGCCCGGCGCTGTCGGCCTTACTGCAGCGGGTCGCCGCACGCCCGGAGGGCGCGACCGTGTTCGGCTACTACGTTCGCGATCCGCAGCGCTACGGCGTCGTGTCGTTCGACGCAACGGGCCGCGCCATCGATCTCGAGGAGAAACCCAGGCAGCCCAAATCGAACTATGCGGTAACCGGGCTCTATTTCTACGACAACGATGTTGTCGATCTGGCGAAGGACGTGCGCCCATCGGCGCGCGGCGAGCTCGAGATCACCGATCTGAATCGCGCCTATCTCGAACGCGGCACGCTGAATGTCGAGATTCTCGGGCGCGGCTATGCATGGCTCGATACCGGTACGCACGAGTCGCTGCTCGACGCCGCCAACTTCATCCAGGTCATGCAGGCGCGGCAGGGCTTGCAGATCGCCTGCCCGGAAGAGATCGCGTTCCGGCTTGGGTGGATCGGAGCAGATCGTCTCGAAGCACTTGCCCACAAACTCGCGAAGAGCGGCTACGGCCAGTACCTGCTCGACATCCTGCGCAAGGAGGTGGTCGCGTGAATATCGTCGAGACACCCTTGCCGGGCGTGCTGCTGTTCGAGCCGAGCGTCTTCGGCGACTCACGCGGATTTTTTGTCGAGAGTTTTCGCGCAAGCTGGCTTGCCCAGGCCGGCATCGATGCCACCTTTGTGCAGGATAACCAGTCCCGCTCGCGGCGCGGCGTACTGCGCGGCCTCCATTACCAGCGCGTCAATCCGCAAGGCAAGCTGGTGCGCGCCGCACGCGGCGAAGTCTACGACGTGGCGGTCGACATCCGGCGCGACTCTCCGTATTTCGGCCAGTGGTTCGGCACCCGACTCGACGACGTGTCGCACCGGCTGCTGTGGATTCCACCCGGCTTCGCGCACGGCTTCTGCGTACTGTCGGACGAAGCCGATTTCGCCTATAAGTGCACGCAATACTACGACGCGGCTTCGGATGCCGGCGTGCGCTGGGACGACCCGGCGCTCGGCATCGACTGGCCCGCGCTCGAGGTCGCGCCGCAACTGTCCGACAAGGATTTGCAGCATCCGTGCCTCGCGGAGCGGACACCGCAATCTCTTCCTTCCTATCGGCTGGCGCGATGACGATTCTCGTGACAGGCGCGGGCGGCCAGGTCGGACGCGAGCTCGTGATGCGGGCCGGACAACGTGCGCTGGTCGGGCTCGACCGCTCGCAACTCGACATCACCGATGCCGGCGCGCTTGCAGCGGCGCTGTCCGCGCACCGCGTCAGGCTCGTGATCAACGCCGCAGCCTGGACTGCCGTGGATCGGGCGGAAAGCGAACC
Above is a genomic segment from Paraburkholderia phenazinium containing:
- a CDS encoding RidA family protein, with protein sequence MDIKRYGAGDRMSQMVVAGGLVFIAGQVAGDSSLDVAGQTRQILDKIDSLLDSVGADKRRIVSASIWLADYRSFADMNRIWDAWVPKGDAPARACVESKLAFPEYTVEIAAIAAL
- a CDS encoding ABC transporter substrate-binding protein codes for the protein MKLRRWGIEAFVTLCFGLSHLPDAHADASVGAVLPLTGSSASIGEDQRRGIELAVAKINAQGGVLGQKLQVRIEDSGGGANTALDAARKLATVDHVPVVLGEFSSSITIPVGQFLVRQGDVHVNIGSSSQQIRKIGPGSFSVIGLDNLSARFAAQDVFDRKLRRVAFIAPNNGYGQGIADEFKKRFEALGGTVAALVLYTEGQSTYRRELEQMARANPDAYVYSAYGQEAATINRQAYDMQLNRSPWYGIYLTMCTSDTPPQIARGQIGLEVASGGAGAKAYEEAYEAAYKEAPRSAFGSYAYDATMLSAAAINYAHSTDPAKIRLAFDALGEKYAGVTGTISFDSDGQRIAQPYEKVSFKQTVAAQ
- a CDS encoding branched-chain amino acid ABC transporter permease is translated as MLQFLLDVLIRTSDLLLVSVGLSTLYSLIRFPNVAHVQYAMLGAFLSLAGQRAGLPLGLAAALSCVLVGCLAVLLNIFVFMRLLRSGSAVAMIGSLAVSLIAVALVLSTAGSRPLQYTQDISAPLTLDGVAVSSAQAGSIACGALTLLIFSVLLYRTNLGRSMRALASNRALALASGIDANRVTNLITFASGVLAALGGTMLGLTESVHVNLGNNLLIPVFSAAILGGLGNPLGAAAGALLIALAETLVINVDFGSLVGRSMQFFPVAYVSAVSFLILLVTLMVRPYGIFDREVRRV
- a CDS encoding branched-chain amino acid ABC transporter permease; translation: MSSFLIHLLTLVCLYAMMALGLNLQAGYAGMVNFGFIAFAGLGAYAAGIASQLGWPLPAALLLALAAAAVLAVATARLGRQLSSDYWGIATLAIAEILRTVALNESWLTGGAQGIGGIRPLFADLPSPWRDLAFLALAALCLALVYGGYARIIHSRFGRALKVMREETSLAVCFGYDPVSLKMRASVAAALPAALAGGLLTYYISYVGPDVMVPSETFALWTIVMVGGLGSNLGVLLGGLLVQSVYSFAPFLKDWLGVSSDLAGAVRLGLVGLMLLACLLWRPRGLLPERLEALS
- a CDS encoding ABC transporter ATP-binding protein; the encoded protein is MTSLLELDGIAIRYGGNTVLSGLTLSIDSGEIVGLLGPNGSGKSTVLNAVTGFTPLASGSIRFDGRRIDPLAPHRIAQRGIRRTFQLPSMPTRMSVLELTMTASSEHHQLCAALLRGRATRRIEHATHARASALLEQLKLTAVAHLPAASISGGQKKLLSIACAMMTEPKLLLLDEPTAGVHPNLRGELIDELRRIHGLGVTLVVIEHDMHFIRELCERCVVLDRGAAIANCKPAELDKNRRVLDAYLGRAHRTARPLEAP
- a CDS encoding ABC transporter ATP-binding protein, whose translation is MIEVRDLFAGYTPEVDILHGVSLRTGPIDIVTILGPNGCGKSTLLKAIAGFLLPRSGSVTMQGRDLACVPVNRKVREHGIGFVPQTDNVFGALTVRENLMLGGHAMSSFPREARIEELCEQYPVLRRRYRSPASALSGGERQIVSLARALMPRPVMLLLDEPSAGLSPKMVDEVFDAIVQMRDAEHIGVLMVEQNAIEALRIADRGVVLTMGRVALAGPAAELLESDEMRRLYLGGRAA
- a CDS encoding MFS transporter, with product MNPPAVDAAPAGTGAARARPATIMIAVASGFVMAMLDVTIVNVALKAMQDSLSLSLTALVWVVDAYTLSFAALLLWGGALANRFGSRTIYQTGLVIFVTASLLCAAASTPTILIAARLLQGVGAALFMPSSLSLLTLAFPPGPLRVRMIGIWGALVSAAMAFGPFVGGVLVNAIGWRGIFWVNLPVGLIGLWLTHRHVARSPRHAGPLNGGGHLFGAAALAALSFTLIQGPSTGWTSPAIVGCALATLCAVAAFVVRERRTRHRILSQALLGNPQFVTGSLLGLAINFAILAEIFLISLYLQQQRGENPLQTGFHLFPLMAMFGAGNLASARVSARLGARGTLLSGLGLATLGAVALIDVAQMPYWILALAIGISNFGAGQAIPAMNLTVMQSAGPADANLAAASLNASRQIGSLLGVAIASVILHSIVDQQLATAMGFAVIAAAYAGGFGLVFKALRPD
- the rfbA gene encoding glucose-1-phosphate thymidylyltransferase RfbA, translating into MNTATARKGLILAGGSGTRLHPLTHSVSKQLMPVYDKPMIYYPLSTIMLAGIRDVLIISTPRDLDAFQQLLGDGGQWGMNFSYAVQPHPDGLAQAFVIGAPFIGHDAATLVLGDNIYHGPALSALLQRVAARPEGATVFGYYVRDPQRYGVVSFDATGRAIDLEEKPRQPKSNYAVTGLYFYDNDVVDLAKDVRPSARGELEITDLNRAYLERGTLNVEILGRGYAWLDTGTHESLLDAANFIQVMQARQGLQIACPEEIAFRLGWIGADRLEALAHKLAKSGYGQYLLDILRKEVVA
- the rfbC gene encoding dTDP-4-dehydrorhamnose 3,5-epimerase, with product MNIVETPLPGVLLFEPSVFGDSRGFFVESFRASWLAQAGIDATFVQDNQSRSRRGVLRGLHYQRVNPQGKLVRAARGEVYDVAVDIRRDSPYFGQWFGTRLDDVSHRLLWIPPGFAHGFCVLSDEADFAYKCTQYYDAASDAGVRWDDPALGIDWPALEVAPQLSDKDLQHPCLAERTPQSLPSYRLAR